AGCGCCGAGGTCCTGGATACCTTCAACCAGCGAGCCCTTGAAGAGCTCCAGGCAGCACTCGATCAGGACCTTCTCAGCGAAGGGGTCGCCCACCTGGACGGCCGGACGCTTGGACGGCTTGGTGTCGTCGAAGGACTCCGAGGCCAGCACCGAAGCGCCGCCGATGCCGTCGCCACCCGTGCGGGCACCGAACAGGACAACCTTGTTGCCCTTGCCGGAGGCATTGGCAAGACGGATATCCTCGTGGCGCATGACGCCCACAGCCAGTGCGTTCACCAGCGGGTTGCCCTGGTAGACGGAGTCGAAGACCATTTCGCCGCCGATGTTCGGCAGGCCAAGGCAGTTGCCATAGCCGCCGATGCCGGCAACGGCACCATGCATGACGCGGGCGGTGTCCGGGTGGTCGATCGCACCGAAGCGCAACGGGTCCATCACGGCAACCGGGCGGGCGCCCATGGAGATGATGTCGCGGACAATGCCGCCGATGCCGGTAGCGGCACCCTGGTACGGCTCAACGAACGACGGCGAGTTGTGGGACTCGATCTTGAACGTCACGGCCCAGCCGTCGCCAAGGTTGGTGACGCCGGCGTTCTCGCCGATGCCCACCAGCATGTCCTTCTTCATTTCCTCGGTGACCTTCTCGCCGAACTGGCGGAGGTGGTTCTTGGAGGACTTGTAGGAGCAGTGCTCGCTCCACATGACGGAGTACATGGCCAGCTCGGCGCCGGTGGGGCGGCGGCCAAGGACCTTGACGATCTCGTCGAATTCGTTCTGCTTCAGGCCCAGCTCGGCCCACGGGAGTTCCGTGTCCGGGGTCTTGGCAGCGTGCTCAACGGTGTCGATGTTGAACTTTTTGGTGGTTTCCGTGGTCACTTGTCGCCTCCCACAATCTTGGTCAAAACGGAGGTGAAGAAACCGAGGCCGTCGGTGTCGCGGGGTGCTCCATCAAGCGACTCCGGACCAAAACCGGTCTCCACAGCGTGCTCAGGGTGCGGCATGAGGCCCACCACGTTGCCGGCTGCGTTGGAGATGCCGGCGATGTCGCGGCGGGAGCCGTTCGGGTTGAAGCCCACGTAGCGGAACACCACGCGGCCCTCAGCCTCAAGGGCATCCAGGGTCTTCTCGTCGGCGATGTACTGGCCGTCCTGGTTCTTCAACGGCACAATGATTTCCTGGCCGTCCGTGTAGTCCACGGTCCAGGCGGTGTTGGCGTTCTCCACGCGCAGCGTCTGGTCGCGGCAGATGAACTTCAGGTGGTCGTTCTTGATCATGGACCCGGGCAGCAGGTGCGACTCGGTGAGGATCTGGAAACCGTTGCAAATACCCAACACGGGCAGCTTGGCGTCCGAGTTCGCGGCGTCGATGATCTTGGACATCAACGGAGCGAAGCGAGAAATGGCGCCGGCGCGGAGGTAGTCACCGTAGGAGAAGCCGCCGGGGATGATGACGGCGTCAACATCGCCGAGTTCACTGTCGGCGTGCCAGAGCGGCACCGCGGTGGCGCCTGCAAGCCGGACTGCACGGGCGGCGTCGCGGTCGTCAAGGGTGCCGGGGAAGGTCACGACGCCGATCTTGGCGCCAGCCAAGCGGGGTTCTGCGGCGACGGCTACAGCCTCGCCAATCAGGGGGATCGACGTCATATCAGGCCTCGACGACCTCGACGTTGACAACATCCTCGATCACCGGGTTGGACAGGAGGGTCTCGGCAGCTTCGCGGGCCTGGGCCAGGATAGCGTCGGTCACCTCGCCGTCGACGGTCAGTTCAAAACGCTTGCCCTGGCGGACTGCGCTGAAGCTGTTGAAGCCGAGGCGGGGCAATGCACCCACAATGGCCTTCCCCTGGGGGTCCAGAATCTCGGGCTTGGGCATGACGTCAACGACGATCCGGGGCATCCGGTAACTCCTGTGCGTGAGTTGGGTGAACCTTAAATAAGGCTGCCGCGGAGGTGCCGTCTCACGCCATTCAGCCGCATTCAAACAGCGTCTTGAACACAGGGTTAAACACGGTGGTGAACTGCAATGTTTGAACGGCATGGGGGGCGCTCCGCGAGCTTGCACACCTATTCTACCGGGAGTGGCGCACATACCCTATTCAGCCGGATTGCGCGAGGACACCCCGCCGCGGCGGTGCAAAAGACCCAACTGAAGGCTCGACGGCGGCACTTTCCCCGGGTGTCCGGCGTCACTAGGATTGCGGCATGGCTGAGAAACCGAAATCCATGGTGCTGGGTGTTGTGGCCGCTGCAGTTTTTGCTGGTTTGGGCCGCATGGTCATCCAGAAAATCCTGGCGGACCGGGCTGGGCGGAGCAGCCGTGTGACCGCTCCGTTGGACGCCGAAACGCGGGCCAAAATCAGTGACGCATTGCGTACTCCAAGTAAGTGAAACCTTACCTTGGAAGTGCCGTTTTTCGGCGGAATGGCGCGGATTAGGGCACATACAAATGCGCTATTCAACCGGGTCAACCGGCGTGAATTCGGCGTAGTTTGGAAAGTACACGCGGGGTTCAGCCCCAGTACTATTCAGGATCCAAACCAGGAGGAACAATGACCGAACACATTGCCGAAGTATCCGCCTGTAGCGTTGGCAGTTGCGGATTCAACCATGATGGCTGCACCGCCTTTGGAATCACTATCGGTGGAAGCCAGGATCATGCTTCCTGCGCCACCTTCATTGACACCAATGCCATGGGCGGCCTTCCCAAGGTCCTCGCCCACGTAGGTGCCTGCCAGCGCTCGGAGTGCGTCCACAACAACAACCTCATGTGCGAGGCACACGATGTCAAGGTAGGCCCCGGCCGCGAAGCCGCCGATTGCCTGACGTACGAGCACGCCTGATATTTCCTGACGACTTAAAGGGTCCCCGCCTCGGTTGAGGTGGGGACCCTTTTGTCGGTGCTACTTCTTCTTGGCCGTCTTGGGCTTGGTGGCTTCCTCGGGGCTGTCTGCGTCCTTGAGTTCCTGCTCGGCCGTGGCCTGGATCAGCGCCAGCAGTTCTGGATCCAGCCCTGGTGCGAACTCTTCCTTGCGTTCCGGTGACATGGTCATCGGGAAGCCGTCCGGGATGGTGGCGGTGCTCAGCTCGGTGCCGTCGTTGGAGGGGGAGGCTCCGCGGTAAAGCTTGCCTGCCTCGCTGAGGTTGTCGGCTCTGAAGGTGTACTGGATGCTCTGCAAGCCCTTGTCCAACAGCTTCTTCACTTCGGGGAACTGCTCGGCGTTGGTCTTCGGAATGGGGAGGACCTTGCCCCAGTTCACGCCCAAGCTCTCCAAAGCCTTGGCGAAAGCGTTCTCGTGGGCCTGGTCGCGAACGATGAGGTACGCGATGGTGGAGCGTGCCGTCTTGTTCTCCGTCATTTCGTAGATACGGCACTTCTGGAGCCTGCCCGTTGACTCGAGCATCAGGTTGTAGAGCAGGTCCAGCACCAGGTTGCCACTGTTGTAGACATAGGATCCGCTCCAGGGGTTACCCGCCGCATCTACTGGCAGGGCGCCTTGGGCGCCCACCAGATAGTGGTGGATGTTGCTGGTGTCCAGGGCGATCTTCAGCGGCGTAGCTCCTGCAGCGCCGGGCTGGTCCACAGGATCGGACTTTTTTCCTTGGTATCGCGGAGAACCATCGAGGAGCTGGGAGATGGTGGTGCCGATGAGCTCCACGTGGCTGATCTCTTCGGTGCCGATTCCTTGCAGGAGGTCCTTGTAGGGCTTGGAGGCCGGGTCGCCACGGAAATTCATGCTCTGGAAGAGGTACTGCATCATGGTCCGCATTTCACCGAACTGACCCCCCAGTCCCTCCTGGAGGGCGTTGGCTGCAGCGGGATCAGGTTCGTCTACGGCAATTTCGTTGATGAGAAGTTGGGTGTGCAGATACATTGCGATTCCTCACGTTGTTCATGCTGCGTCCGCGGGATGGAAACCCACTGCTGGCCACCCCGGAAACCTCACCATAAGCATGCTTATTATTTTCACGCAAGGAAATCACACAAGAAAGTGGGGAGGTGTCAGCCGGCCACCTGATTGGTCAACGGTTGGCCTTCCTTGAGTGCCGTGACGTTTGCGGTGACCAGTTGCGCCGAGCCCTTCGGTCGGTTGCCGGCAACGTGGGGTGTGATGATCAGGTTCGGCGCACCCCACAACTTCGAGTCCGAAGGCAAAGGTTCCTCTTTGGTGACATCAAGGGCCGCCGCCCGCAGCCGGCCCTCCTGCAGCGCCGCAAGGAGGGCGTCTTCGTCAACCGTGGCACCGCGGCCCACGTTCACGAAAACTGCCGTATCCGGGAGGGCCCGCAGGATCGAGTCGTTGAGGGAGTCCGCGGTTTCTGATGTGGCGGGCAGGATGGAGATCAGGACGTCGGTGGTGCCCAGGACTTCCGGCAGCTCCTGGGTTGACACCACCGGGAAACCGTAGCGTTCGCCCTTCGAGTTGGCCACTCCGGTGACCGTGGCACCCAAGGCTGCCAACAGGGGAGCCAGGCGTCCGGCGATCGAACCGAAGCCCCAAATGGTGACCTTGGCGCCGTCGAGCGTGTAGAGCTGTTCGGTTTTCGGATCGGACTGAGCCGCGTTGTAAGGCGCGTTCCAGACGGCATCCTTCTGGGATTCGAGCAGGACATCCAGCCGGCGGATGGTGGCCAGGACCAAGGCCAAGGCGTGTTCAGCCACGGGTCCGTCATGAAGTGAGCGGCCGGATGCGATGGCCACGGTGTCCACAAAGCCGGCCGACAGGACCGAATCGGGGCCGGCGGCCAGTGTCTGGACGAGCTTGAGCGAGGGCATCGCCTGGGCCGCGTTGGCCAGGTTCTCCGACGTGTTACGCCACGCCACCAGCACCTCGGCGTCGCGGTGTTCGCTGGGAATGGGCTTGTCCACTGCGTAGACCACTATGTGGTCCCCTGAGGCGGAGAGGTGGGCGAGGTCCAGATCGATGGTGTCCGGGACGAGGATTTTCACGGCAACTCCAGGTTCAAAAGCGGTAGGCGGTGTGCCCTTGAGGCTACCGCTTCAGCGCGGGGGGAGGTGCGCCCGAAAGTCATCCCTAGCAATGTGACGGCGAACACCCTATGGTTGTAGGACGTTCGACGTAGCACGTAACACGAACGTCCCTCGCGCCGATTCGAAAGGACCTTGGATTTGAAATCCATACCCCTGCACCATCGCTCGCCCGCATCGCAGCCGCCGGCGCACTGAGCCTTGGCCTCCTTGGAGGCCTCGCTCTTCCGGCCACCGCCGCCCCCATCCCACCCAACAACCCTGCGGCAGCGCCGGGTACCTTCACTGAGGCCAACATCGCGGCTGACCGCACGGCCGCCAACTTCTTCTACCGGATCCCCGCCCTGACGTATCTGGGCAAAAACGTGGTGCTCGCATCATGGGACGGTCGTCCGGGCTCAGCCGCGGATGCTCCGAACCCCAACTCGATAGTCCAACGCCGCAGTACTGACGGCGGACAGACCTGGGGACCTGTCACCGTTATAGCCGCCGGGCACGTGGGCGACGCCAGCGGTCCCAAATACGGCTACAGCGACCCCTCCTACGTCTACGACGCCGAGGCCGGCAAGGTCTTCAATTTCTTTGTGTACTCCAAGGACCAGGGCTTCGGCGGCAGCCAGTTCGGTAACAACGATGCCGACAGGTCAGTGATTTCCTCGGCGGTCATCGAGTCCTCGGACGGCGGCGTCACCTGGAGCCAGCCGCGGCTTATTACGAATGTCACCAAACCCGGAACCAGCAAAACCAGCCCGGTGGCCGGCGACGTGCGCTCCAACTTCGCATCCTCGGGCGAGGGCATCCAGCTCAAGTACGGCCCGTACAAGGGCCGCCTCATCCAGCAGTACGCCGGTGATATCCGCCAGGCAGACGGCACCAACAAGATCCAGGCCTACAGTGTCTACTCCGACGACCATGGGGTGACGTGGAAGAAGGGCGCCAACGTCGGTGACCGGATGGACGAGAACAAGACCGTGGAACTCTCCGATGGCCGGGTGCTGCTGAATTCCCGGGACAACGCCAACCAGGGCTACCGTAAAGTGGCCATTTCCACGGACGGCGGCGCTACCTACGGGCCGGTCACGCAGGACACGGAACTCCCGGATCCCGCCAACAACGGGGCCATTGCACGCATGTTCCCCAACGCGGCGCAGGGCTCGGCCGACGCGAAAAAACTCATCTTCACCAACGCGAACTCCAAGACCGGACGTGAAAATGTCTCGGCCCGTGTCTCCTGCGACGACGGTGCCACCTGGCCGGGCGTCCGCACCATCCGCTCCGGCTTCTCCGCGTACTCCACGGTCACCCGCTTGGAAGAGGGCAAGTTCGGGGTGCTTTACGAAGGCAATTACACGGACAACATGCCGTTCGCGAAGTTCGACGACGCCTGGCTGAATTACGCCTGCGCTCCGCTCTCCGTCCAGGCCGTCACCACCGCGCCGGGGGCCACCCAGCAGGTGCCCGTGACAGTGACCAACCAGGAAGCCGCCACACTGTCCGGCGCAACAGCCACCGTCTACACACCCAGCGGATGGTCGGCCACCACGGTGCCGGTTCCCGACGTCGCCCCCGGAGCCTCGGTGACCGTCAACGTTGCCCTGACGGCACCGGCCAACGCCAGTGGCCCGCAGAATCTCAACGCAGCATTTACGACGGCGAATGGCCGGGTTTCGCAATTCACCTTCACCGCCACCGTGCCGGTTGCGCCGCAGGTGGGCCTGACGATCACGGGAACGGCACCCACCCGGGATGTCGTGGCCAGCCCCTATCAGGTGGGCGACGTCCTCAGCTACTCGCTTAACGTCAAGAGCACCGCGAACGTCACGGCCAATTCAGTACCGGTTTCCGGGACATTCGACTCCGGCTTCCTGCCACCGTCTGCCCCGAATTGCCGGTTCAACAACCTGGCCCCAGGTGCCAGCTACGCCTGCACCACCGCCAAACATGTGATCACGGCAGCCGACATCGAGCGTGGCTACTTCGTGCCGGAAGCCAGCTTCAGCATCACAGCCAGCTCGACGCCGTCGCTCACTAAGACGGTGCCGTTCACCGGCGCTGCCGTCGCTTTGCGCGACGGCCTGCTGACGGCCGGGATCAGCGGGGCGCGTGCCGACGTCGGGCGTGACCTTGCGACCCAGCCGTACGCGGCAGGGGACCTGGTCCCGTACACCTTCACGGTGAAGAACACGAGCCCGCTGGTTGAGAAGGTGGTCCCGACCGCCGGTAACTTCAGCCCCTTCCTTCCGGAGGGGCCGGGCAACTGCCGCTACAGCGTGCTGCCGACCGGCCAGAGCTACCAGTGCACCACCCCTCGCCACACGGTGACTGCACAGGAAGCTGAGCAGGGGTTCTTCGTTCCGACAAGCACGTGGGAAGTCAGCTCGGCCGGCCAAACCACCAAGACCATCACGGTGAACGGCGGCGAAGTGGACCTGAAAGTCCGCGAGCCCAAGCTTGAGGGAACCGTTTCTGCCCAGTGGATCGACACCGACGGTGACCGCTTCGCCAGCGTCGGCGATCCGGTGACGTACACGTACACCGTGGGCAACGCCGGAAACGTTGCAGTGACCGGACTGGAAGCCCCCGATGCCGGCATCTCTGCAGCCACCCTTGCTGCCGGTGAGACTGTTACCGCCACCCGGGACTACGTCTTGACGGCCGTGGATGTTGCTGCAGGCAGCCTGGGCGCAGTCTCTTTTGAGGCGACGGCCCGCAACGGAGCGCTGGAGGCGGCAACGTCGGCATCGGGTGATCCCATCGAGCTGAAGGTCCAGCCGGAAAAGCCCGAAAGCGCTCCCGAACTCAAGGTCCAGGAGCTGGGTACGCCGCCGACCGACTTGGGCACCGCAGATAAATACCGCACGGGCCAAAAGGTAGTGCTTCAGGGTTTGGACCACGGCCAGTGGTACTACGTGTACCTGAACAAGACGGGGCATCGCCTGGGATGGATCTTCCCCACGACAGGCAACACCGTTGAGTTCATCCTTCCCTCCGATGTGCAAAACGGCCGGGACGACGTCGTAGTCCTGGATCAGGATGGCCTTCAGGTGTCCTTTGACCGGCTTCAGGTGACGCCGAAGGGCTGATCTTTCCCGGCAGGCTCACACAACGGACCGCAGGACATTCCTGCGGTCCGTTGTGGGTAGTTGCATGACGAATCGCCGCCGACGTGACAAGACAAAATTCCTGAAATGTGCTCTATGTCATATTCCGCTCTCACTAGGTACTCTGTGACTCGGCTGGTTGCGCGGCTTTGACAAGAACTGTCAAAGGTTCAACCAACTAAAAGTTGACAGGTCCAGGCGATGGAGCCTGGTCCTCCCTCAGTGAAAGGTGCAACCACTCGTGAAATCACAAGGAAAGAGCTTCGTCAGAAGCGGGGGGCTTCGAAAGGCCGCGGCACTGGCCGTGGGCCTGCCGTTGCTTCTCTCTTCGATGGCGATGCCGGCCCAGGCCGCTCCCACGCCGGAGACGCCCGGGAACGTTGCGGGCGTGGCCAAGAAGAACCTTGACCCCAGTGCCTACAAGGACGGCCGCTACATGGTTGTCCTGGCGGAAAAGCCTGCAGCAACCTACGACGGCGGCACGGCGGGCCTCGCGCCCACCAAGCCGGAAGAGGGCAAGAAGCTCGACGCCGACAGCGCCGAGGTGAAGGAATACCAGCAGCACCTGCAGACGCAGCAGCAGGACATTGCCACCCAGGAAAACATCACCATCGAGCGTGACTTCACTACCGCCGTCAACGGCTTCAGCGCCAACCTGACGGCAGACCAGGCCATTAACCTGGCCAAGGATCCCAAGGTCCTCATGGTGGCACCGGACACCCAGTATGCCCCTGACTACTCCACCACGGACTTCCTGAAGCTCAGCGGCCCCAACGGCACCTGGGCCACCCAGTACGGTGGCCAGGACAACGCCGGCAAGGGCACCGTTGTTGGCGTGATCGACACCGGCTACACCCCCTCCAACCCGTTCTTCGCCGGCGAGCCCGTCGGCCCGCTGGTGGGCAACCCGCAGGTCGGCGTTCCCTACCGCACGGCAGATGGCAAGATCGCCATGCTCAAGGCCGACGGCGATACTTTCGTCGGCGAATGCCAGCCCGGAACTGACACCGGCGCGGACTACGACGGCAGCGCCTGCAACTCGAAGGTCCTCAGCACGCACTACTTCGCAGACGCCTTCCTGGAGACCGTTCCCCCGGAAAACCGTGCTTCGGAAGAAGTCATCTCTCCCGTGGACGTGGACAGCCACGGCACCCACACGGCCAGCACCGCGGCGGGCAACGCCAATGTGGACGCCGTAGTGGATGGCCGCAGCTTCGGAACCACCAGCGGGATCGCACCGGCCGCCAAGCTGGCCGTCTACAAGGTCTGCTGGGAAGACACCGATCCCGCTACGGGTGGTTGCTATGGCTCCGCTTCCGTGGACGCGATCGAGCAGGCCATCCTGGACGGTGTGGACGTGCTGAATTACTCCATCTCCGGTTCCACCACGACCACCACGGATCCTGTTTCCTTGGCGTTCCTGTCGGCAGCTTCGGCGGGTATCTTCGTGGCCACCTCGGCCGGCAACTCCGGTCCGACTGCCAGCACCGTGAACCACGGAGCCCCTTGGCTGACCACGGTTGCCGCGACCTCGTTCTCGCAGGAGCTCCAGGGCACTGTTGAGTTCTCCGACGGCAGCAAGTTCCGCGGAGCGTCCATCATGAACCGCGAGGTGAGCGGGGCCGGCGTCGTGCTGTCCACCAACGCTGCAA
Above is a genomic segment from Arthrobacter sp. YN containing:
- a CDS encoding exo-alpha-sialidase; this encodes MVLASWDGRPGSAADAPNPNSIVQRRSTDGGQTWGPVTVIAAGHVGDASGPKYGYSDPSYVYDAEAGKVFNFFVYSKDQGFGGSQFGNNDADRSVISSAVIESSDGGVTWSQPRLITNVTKPGTSKTSPVAGDVRSNFASSGEGIQLKYGPYKGRLIQQYAGDIRQADGTNKIQAYSVYSDDHGVTWKKGANVGDRMDENKTVELSDGRVLLNSRDNANQGYRKVAISTDGGATYGPVTQDTELPDPANNGAIARMFPNAAQGSADAKKLIFTNANSKTGRENVSARVSCDDGATWPGVRTIRSGFSAYSTVTRLEEGKFGVLYEGNYTDNMPFAKFDDAWLNYACAPLSVQAVTTAPGATQQVPVTVTNQEAATLSGATATVYTPSGWSATTVPVPDVAPGASVTVNVALTAPANASGPQNLNAAFTTANGRVSQFTFTATVPVAPQVGLTITGTAPTRDVVASPYQVGDVLSYSLNVKSTANVTANSVPVSGTFDSGFLPPSAPNCRFNNLAPGASYACTTAKHVITAADIERGYFVPEASFSITASSTPSLTKTVPFTGAAVALRDGLLTAGISGARADVGRDLATQPYAAGDLVPYTFTVKNTSPLVEKVVPTAGNFSPFLPEGPGNCRYSVLPTGQSYQCTTPRHTVTAQEAEQGFFVPTSTWEVSSAGQTTKTITVNGGEVDLKVREPKLEGTVSAQWIDTDGDRFASVGDPVTYTYTVGNAGNVAVTGLEAPDAGISAATLAAGETVTATRDYVLTAVDVAAGSLGAVSFEATARNGALEAATSASGDPIELKVQPEKPESAPELKVQELGTPPTDLGTADKYRTGQKVVLQGLDHGQWYYVYLNKTGHRLGWIFPTTGNTVEFILPSDVQNGRDDVVVLDQDGLQVSFDRLQVTPKG
- a CDS encoding DUF1540 domain-containing protein — its product is MTEHIAEVSACSVGSCGFNHDGCTAFGITIGGSQDHASCATFIDTNAMGGLPKVLAHVGACQRSECVHNNNLMCEAHDVKVGPGREAADCLTYEHA
- a CDS encoding manganese catalase family protein translates to MYLHTQLLINEIAVDEPDPAAANALQEGLGGQFGEMRTMMQYLFQSMNFRGDPASKPYKDLLQGIGTEEISHVELIGTTISQLLDGSPRYQGKKSDPVDQPGAAGATPLKIALDTSNIHHYLVGAQGALPVDAAGNPWSGSYVYNSGNLVLDLLYNLMLESTGRLQKCRIYEMTENKTARSTIAYLIVRDQAHENAFAKALESLGVNWGKVLPIPKTNAEQFPEVKKLLDKGLQSIQYTFRADNLSEAGKLYRGASPSNDGTELSTATIPDGFPMTMSPERKEEFAPGLDPELLALIQATAEQELKDADSPEEATKPKTAKKK
- the purS gene encoding phosphoribosylformylglycinamidine synthase subunit PurS, whose product is MPRIVVDVMPKPEILDPQGKAIVGALPRLGFNSFSAVRQGKRFELTVDGEVTDAILAQAREAAETLLSNPVIEDVVNVEVVEA
- the purQ gene encoding phosphoribosylformylglycinamidine synthase subunit PurQ, which gives rise to MTSIPLIGEAVAVAAEPRLAGAKIGVVTFPGTLDDRDAARAVRLAGATAVPLWHADSELGDVDAVIIPGGFSYGDYLRAGAISRFAPLMSKIIDAANSDAKLPVLGICNGFQILTESHLLPGSMIKNDHLKFICRDQTLRVENANTAWTVDYTDGQEIIVPLKNQDGQYIADEKTLDALEAEGRVVFRYVGFNPNGSRRDIAGISNAAGNVVGLMPHPEHAVETGFGPESLDGAPRDTDGLGFFTSVLTKIVGGDK
- a CDS encoding NAD(P)-dependent oxidoreductase is translated as MKILVPDTIDLDLAHLSASGDHIVVYAVDKPIPSEHRDAEVLVAWRNTSENLANAAQAMPSLKLVQTLAAGPDSVLSAGFVDTVAIASGRSLHDGPVAEHALALVLATIRRLDVLLESQKDAVWNAPYNAAQSDPKTEQLYTLDGAKVTIWGFGSIAGRLAPLLAALGATVTGVANSKGERYGFPVVSTQELPEVLGTTDVLISILPATSETADSLNDSILRALPDTAVFVNVGRGATVDEDALLAALQEGRLRAAALDVTKEEPLPSDSKLWGAPNLIITPHVAGNRPKGSAQLVTANVTALKEGQPLTNQVAG